GGTTGCGTCACCGGCCACCACGAGGTTTACGAGCGAAGGATCGTTCCAGTCGTCGAACGTCCATGTGATGGTGCCTGCGCGCGTCCGCAGGGAGGAGACCCCCAGCGCCACGGCGGCGCCCAGGGCAAGGGTAAGGATTCGACGTTGCATAGGCTCTGCAGTTTTCAGGGTTGATTGGATTTGGACCAACTGTTCGGGGGCCACTATAGGCTGTTGTTCGAGGCTGGCAAGCGTTTTTTCCAGGAATGTAACTTGCCTCCCCAAGCGGAGGATTTGCGACAAGAGGGCCCGCCGGGCAGGTTGGGTTTGGGCTTTCTAGCAAGCCGATCGGCCCGGCTGCAGGGGCCAAAAGTAGTGGACAGGGCTTCCCGGGGCCGGGGGTGAGGTCGGGATCGGCGCTTTGGCCGACAAGGTGAATCCAGGGGAGGGGCGGAATACGGGGTGAAAGAGAGGTTTAGCGAGTGTGTTGTGTACCTCGACCGCCGGTTTGCAGCTGCCATTGCCATGCCGGCGCGACTTTTGGGAAGGAACGGGTTTTGACTTTTAGTGGAGGTCGGGTCCGGGTACGGTGATGGTCCGACCGCCCGGGCTGGCAGGGCGGCCTGCGGCTGGAGGAACCGCCCCGGTGGGCCCGGACGGCCCGGGGCGATGGTTTCGGGGAACGAGGATGTGAAGTTGCCATGAAGATGCGTACGCGCAGACGAGCCGGGTTTACCCTGGTGGAGATCATGATTGTGGTGGCCATCATTGGCCTGTTGATGGCGGTGGCGATTCCCAATCTCGGGCGGGCCCGCCGGACCACGCAGGCCAAGGTGTGCGTGGCGAATTTGCGAATGATCCAGAGTGCCAAGCAGCAGTGGGCGCTCGAGAACGGCAAGAGCGACAGCGACACTCCCACTGAGCAGGATTTGCTGCCGTACATTGAAAACGAGACCTTCCCCAGATGCCCCGCGGGCGGAACCTACACGATTAATCCGGTGGGCACCTATCCCACCTGCAGCAAGGCATCGGAAGGGCACGCGATCGGGAGATAGGGGCCTTGCGGGCTTTCCGGGGTGCACGGTCTCACCAGGTTGCGGCTGCAGGGGGTGGTTCTTCAGTTTGCCCACTGTGGCCCGTGCCAGGGAGGCTTTGACCGCGCCGGCTGCCAGGTTCAGCGGTCGCTTTTTGGAGATGCGCTTACCGAGAGCCTCCGGCCACTGCAGGCGCTGCGGACCCGGTGCCATGACTCACCTGACGATTTTTTCATGGGGTAGCCACGGAGTGGACTGATCCGACCTGTCGCGGCGGGTGCCGGCTGTGACGGAACCCTGCAACGGCGCCCTTCCGTCAGCCGTGCGCCTGATGGTTGGGGGATCCGGGCCCGGTCCGGCTCTGGGGGCTCACCGCATGGACAGGTGTGGACGAGCCGGCTCACCGGAAACCAGACATTGTTGAACCCGCCGCCGTTCCAGCCCCGGGCTTCTGCCCCGGGCGGCGGCGAGGTTTGCACGTGCGGTCGGTATACCTTACCTGGCAGATCCGGGGCCGGGCCATCGGTCGGAGGTTACCCCTTGAGAGGCCCTGCTCCGGGCTTGCGCGCGTTCGTTGCTGTCGGAACGAGCCCTGGTCTGGCGCCCTGGTTGTTCAAGGCCCGGAGACCTGGCGTGCTCCGAATGGGGCCTGATCGTTCTCGCGTACGCGAAGGGGTGAGCATTGAATCACCGGCAGGTCGTCAGGTGGCGGGGGTGGGGCGCCGGTCTGCCCGGAGTTCACAATGCGCCGGAAGCAGGGGATGTCTGCGGGGATGTATTGCCGAAGATCTTTTTGAGGTGGGCGATGTTGGTGGCGAAGTTGTGGTGGATGTCGCGTGGTTTGTTTTTGTCGCGGGATCGTTCGACCACCAGCCAGCCGCGCCAGCCCATGGCGTCGAGGGTCCTGCGGATGCGGGGCAGGTCCACCCGGGGGTCCTCCGGCAGGCGGTAACCGTCCTCGTTGGTGGCGTGGATTTGGATGAGGTTTTCGGGCCCCAAGGTTTCCAGTTCAGCGACAATGTCGCGGTCATGTTTCGTGGCCTGCGCAAAATTGAAGTAACTGCGCACGGCCGGGGAACCCACCTCACGCAGCAACCGCACCTCCTCCGCCGCGGGGAGGGAGGTTTCCACCCCGATGACGACTCCGGCTTGTTCAGCCCGTGAGGCGGCAAGACGCAGCCGTTCGATCACGACCGGACGGAGCTCGGGACGCCGGACCAGGTCACAGGGAACACCCAGGGGCAGAAAGAGTACGCGGACACCCAGGGCCACCGCGGTCTGGATGGCGTCCTCGATCATGCGGGGCACGGTGGGGCGTTCGGCGAAGGATTGTGCATAGAAACCGGACATGGCCAGCGAACAGAGGGTCAGGCGATGTTCCCGGGCGGTTTCCAGGAAACGCTGGCGAAACGCGGGATCGGCCAGGGCGTTTTCGAACGTGTCGCGTGTGCCGAGCGGGCCCATGTCCACCTCCACGCCGTCGGCGCCCAACTCGGCTGCGAGGCTGAAGGCGCGCGGCTTCTGGCGTTGGAGGATCATCCAGTCGCACACGCCGATGCGGTAACGGGGTGTGGGTGCGGAGTTTTCCCCGGACCGGCCCAGGGGTGGCATGGCGACGACGCAGACGGCCTGCAGGAGCCGGCGGATGAACCGGCGACGCGTGCAGCGGCTGCGCTCGGCGTTTGGCTGCGCGGCTTGGAGGCCGGGCGCAGGATCCCCGGTGGATGGGGTGCGACGGGGCAGGGTCGTCATGGGACCGTTATGGGTAGAAGTTCGGGTGGACGGTGAGGGTTTCGGTTCATCCGATCGAGGCCGGGGCGGGTTGGGCCGGCCCGGTGTGCCCGGGCCAGGTGAAGAGTTGTTCGTAAGCGTGCATGGCCGCGGTGAAGCTGAGTGGGAGGGTGAACAAGAGACCGATGCAACATGCCAGGGCTCCGAGCAGGTTGATTCCGAGGATGAGAAGTGCCAGGAGGAACACCCTCCCCCAGTGTCGGTGGACGACGCGGCGGCTGAGCTTCATCGCGGGCCAGAAATCCAGGCCCTTCTCCATAATGAGCGGCAGGACAAACCACCAGCAGATGCCGAGGTACGTAACGGGGATGAGCATCAGCAAAAAGCCCAGCGCAATGAGGGTCGCACCGAGGGCCTTGAGCCACACCGCCGTTTCAGCAAGGACGCACGAAACAGCACCAATGCCCGAGACCAATCCTCCCGGGACGCTTGTCAAGACCAGGAGAACCCCGGCGACAAGCCACCCGAGGAATAGCGGCACGAACCGGTATCGGAACCCGGCGAACAGGTCGGCCAGTTCGGCTCCCTGGCCGCGCAAAACGCGGAGAATGAGGTAACAGAGTCCGCCAATGAGAGGCCCGTGGATGACCCATGACGCCGGGATGACCAGAAGGCCTGCCAAGGGGATCCCACTCAGGACTTCAAGACAGATCAGGATGAACAGCCAGAGGACCACCGCGCCGAAGATGATGCCGGCGCCCGCAGAGGTGACGGTGCGCCAGGCCCGGCCGATGCACTCGGACGGACTCAGCTCAACCTGTCGGGAGTCGACGTGGGGCGCCAGAGGGAGGGTGCCCGGGGGCAGCTTGTCTGGGCTGGAGATCGGGTGTGCTTTGGTGCCGGCGAGAAAAACGGCCAGTTCGGGGTATTCGACGAGGGGACGCCACTCGACGGAATCTGCGCGTCGGACCCGGGTTTGAGCGTTGCAACGGCCTTCCGTGATCCAGCGGCCGATGACTTCGGTGGTTGCCGGTCCGTATTCCCTGCCGTCGGCTCCGATGACGATGTACATGCGTGTGACTTTGGGATGGTCCGGGGGCCGGGGCGGCCTGCCCGGAAGGATTTGGCATGATTAGGGCCGGATCGGGCGGGGTCGTCAAGGCGACGCAGGACGGATCTTGTCGCGGGTGCCCTTCGTGGGCAACGAGCCCGGTCATGAGAGATGAGCAGGTGAGCGGGCTGAGTCGGTTGGGAACCACCGCCGAGTCCGACTGATTCGGTTTCGAGCCGGGGAACCGTGCCGGTGAATTCGGGAGTGAGGCTGGAGAATTTGCTTTGGTGGATGTGCCCCTTGGATGGGTCCGGCGGGCCGAAGCCGGAACGGAGTCGGCGGGTTCTGTGGAGCTCGGGCGGATGCGGCAAGGGAGCGCATATCCGGAGTACGCACGGGTAGGGGGTTTCCGGAGCGGGGCTGGCGCGCCGGGCGTGGTCAGAGGCAGGCGTGCGAGGGCTGAGGCGCCGAGGCTTGTGCTGTTCGGCTCAGTCGAATGCCGGGGCCGATTATGCCCGGGTGTTCGAGGGGCACTCACGCTGCCACGGAAGGCGCCGTGACAGGGAGATCGGCAAGCTTGTTGTCCGGATAGGATTGGCGGTGGGGGGAGGATGCCGACCTTCCTGGTGGCGTGGTGGCAGTTCCATGGGGCAGGCGCCGGGGACTCAGCGGCGTGGCGAGAGGAGGGGATCCACGTTGTTGCGGAGGTCGGTCCAATCCCTGGCCGGGCCGCGCGGGTCGAGGCCGTAGAGGAAGGCTTCGATGTTGGTGTAACCGTCGCCGTCGAGGTCGGTGCTGGCGTCGTCGGGGTTGTGTGGGTCCAGGCCGTGGGCCAGTTCCCAGTCATCGGGCATGCCGTCGTGATCGGTGTCCTTGTAGGGCTCGCCCCGGTAGGAGGGGTAACCGCCGACTTCGTCCGGGTGTGTGATGATGCCGAGGGGCACGAGGCTACGGATGTGTTGGATGACCTGGTCGTTGTAGCCCACGGAGCGGAGGAGGGCGTCGAGGCCGGGCCAGGGTTTGGCACCGTGACTTTGGCCGGTGCGGACCATGCGGAGGATGCGTTCGTCCACGGGATCGCGTTTGGGGAGACAGGCGCCGACGTGTTGGAGGACTTCCTCGTAGGCTTCGGTGGCGGATTGGATGCGCAGCGGCGCATGGGGAAACGGTGCGCGGGTGCGGATGCGGGCGAGCACGGCGGGCAGGGGATCGCGGGCGGGGCCGGGTTGGACGCCGCCGTCCCAGTTATCGGCGGTGACTTGTGGGTTGCCCTCGACGACGTTGCCGTGGACGTAGGCCAGGCCGAAGTTGTCGAGGTTGGTGCGGCTGCGTTCGGATTCGGGTTTGAGGATGCGCCATCGGACCGGCTCATGGTCGGGCGTGGCGGGGCCCGGTTTGA
The Limisphaera ngatamarikiensis DNA segment above includes these coding regions:
- a CDS encoding competence type IV pilus major pilin ComGC, coding for MKMRTRRRAGFTLVEIMIVVAIIGLLMAVAIPNLGRARRTTQAKVCVANLRMIQSAKQQWALENGKSDSDTPTEQDLLPYIENETFPRCPAGGTYTINPVGTYPTCSKASEGHAIGR
- a CDS encoding sugar phosphate isomerase/epimerase family protein, with product MTTLPRRTPSTGDPAPGLQAAQPNAERSRCTRRRFIRRLLQAVCVVAMPPLGRSGENSAPTPRYRIGVCDWMILQRQKPRAFSLAAELGADGVEVDMGPLGTRDTFENALADPAFRQRFLETAREHRLTLCSLAMSGFYAQSFAERPTVPRMIEDAIQTAVALGVRVLFLPLGVPCDLVRRPELRPVVIERLRLAASRAEQAGVVIGVETSLPAAEEVRLLREVGSPAVRSYFNFAQATKHDRDIVAELETLGPENLIQIHATNEDGYRLPEDPRVDLPRIRRTLDAMGWRGWLVVERSRDKNKPRDIHHNFATNIAHLKKIFGNTSPQTSPASGAL
- a CDS encoding GYF domain-containing protein — encoded protein: MYIVIGADGREYGPATTEVIGRWITEGRCNAQTRVRRADSVEWRPLVEYPELAVFLAGTKAHPISSPDKLPPGTLPLAPHVDSRQVELSPSECIGRAWRTVTSAGAGIIFGAVVLWLFILICLEVLSGIPLAGLLVIPASWVIHGPLIGGLCYLILRVLRGQGAELADLFAGFRYRFVPLFLGWLVAGVLLVLTSVPGGLVSGIGAVSCVLAETAVWLKALGATLIALGFLLMLIPVTYLGICWWFVLPLIMEKGLDFWPAMKLSRRVVHRHWGRVFLLALLILGINLLGALACCIGLLFTLPLSFTAAMHAYEQLFTWPGHTGPAQPAPASIG